In a genomic window of Suricata suricatta isolate VVHF042 chromosome 12, meerkat_22Aug2017_6uvM2_HiC, whole genome shotgun sequence:
- the LOC115274385 gene encoding olfactory receptor 7A10-like — MYLVIILGNLLIILAVNSDTHLHTPMYFFLANLSFVDICFTSTTVPKMLVNIQTQRKAITYESCITQIYFFTLFVGLDNFLLTVMAYDRFVAICQPLYYMVTMNPRFCGLLVLVSWMVIVSLFYCTGLGVYLSSAATQSSHSSATASVMYTVVTPMLNPFIYSLRNRDIKEALNEFFRGRPLKGHFSRSTCDCWLNA; from the exons ATGTACCTGGTCATCATTCTTGGgaacctgctcatcatcctggcTGTAAACTCTGACACCCacctccacacacccatgtacttcttccttgccaacctATCGTTTGTGgacatctgcttcacctccaccaccGTCCCCAAGATGCTGGTGAATatacaaacacagagaaaagcaaTAACTTATGAAAGCTGCATCACACAGATATACTTTTTCACACTCTTTGTAGGTTTAGACAACTTTCTTTTgacagtgatggcctatgaccgctttgtggccatctgtcagCCACTGTACTACATGGTCACCATGAACCCCCGATTCTGTGGACTGCTGGTTCTGGTGTCCTGGATGGTGA TTGTCTCCCTATTTTACTGTACTGGTCTGGGAGTGTACCTCAGCTCTGCTGCTACCCAGAGCTCACACTCAAGTGCAACAGCATCAGTGATGTACACGGTGGTCacgcccatgctgaaccccttcatctacagcctgaggaacagagacataaAAGAGGCTCTAAATGAATTTTTCAGAGGGAGGCCATTAAAGGGCCATTTTTCAAGAAGTACCTGTGATTGCTGGCTTAATGCTTAA